From the genome of Virgibacillus siamensis, one region includes:
- a CDS encoding DsbA family protein, protein MVCDMETGVCGVVGEDEMEVVDFNKPQNTIDLYYVTDPICSHCWALEPVLRRFTEQYGAHFKVHTVLGGLLEKWGGGPVDPANGINGPADVAGHWREVGEQTRMPIDGTLWYDNPVHSSYPPSRVFKVIQKQDEALATIFLRRAREAVFAFNQNIAEKSVLVGIMNKLGLDGEEIFNEAESTSGQKLLDEDFALAARLGARGFPTIIMVNEENKGVKIVGGRPFEYYVAGLKQVLEVEETQPKQQPSLSNLLEKEELLFSKEVEVMYDVEKGDIDKFVQKELSSSDYQEKEILGETYFVTNESYKGK, encoded by the coding sequence ATGGTTTGTGATATGGAAACAGGCGTATGTGGAGTAGTTGGGGAGGATGAAATGGAGGTAGTTGATTTTAATAAACCACAGAACACAATCGATCTTTACTATGTGACAGATCCTATATGCTCACATTGCTGGGCATTGGAACCAGTTCTTCGGCGTTTCACAGAACAGTATGGGGCACATTTTAAAGTCCATACAGTTTTGGGAGGATTATTGGAAAAATGGGGCGGGGGTCCGGTTGATCCGGCAAATGGTATTAACGGCCCGGCAGATGTTGCCGGACACTGGCGTGAAGTTGGTGAGCAGACACGTATGCCAATTGATGGAACGCTTTGGTATGACAATCCAGTTCATTCATCATATCCTCCTTCTCGCGTATTTAAAGTAATCCAAAAACAGGACGAAGCGCTGGCAACTATATTTTTACGTCGTGCGAGAGAGGCTGTATTTGCATTTAATCAAAATATTGCTGAGAAATCAGTTCTCGTGGGAATCATGAATAAGCTGGGACTTGATGGCGAAGAAATTTTTAATGAAGCTGAATCAACAAGCGGACAGAAATTACTTGATGAAGACTTTGCGCTTGCTGCAAGACTTGGTGCCAGAGGATTTCCAACTATTATCATGGTAAATGAAGAGAATAAAGGTGTTAAAATTGTCGGTGGTCGTCCTTTCGAATACTATGTTGCCGGACTTAAGCAGGTTTTGGAAGTCGAGGAAACCCAGCCAAAACAGCAGCCTTCACTGTCCAATCTGCTTGAAAAAGAAGAACTTTTATTTTCGAAAGAAGTTGAAGTAATGTATGATGTTGAAAAAGGCGACATCGATAAATTTGTTCAAAAAGAGCTTTCATCAAGTGATTATCAAGAGAAGGAAATTCTAGGTGAAACCTACTTTGTGACAAACGAATCATATAAGGGGAAATAA
- a CDS encoding monooxygenase → MAYVLQVDFKMEGPFGDEMAEAFSDLAESINSEKGFMWKIWTESPETNEAGGIYVFETKEAAENYLDMHTKRLAGFGITDVNGKIFSINDKLTKITNGPVGN, encoded by the coding sequence ATGGCATACGTATTACAAGTTGACTTCAAGATGGAAGGACCATTCGGTGATGAAATGGCTGAAGCATTCTCTGATTTAGCAGAGAGTATCAACAGTGAAAAGGGCTTTATGTGGAAAATTTGGACAGAAAGCCCGGAGACAAACGAAGCTGGCGGAATTTATGTTTTTGAAACAAAAGAAGCAGCCGAAAACTATTTGGATATGCACACCAAAAGATTGGCCGGATTTGGCATAACAGATGTGAACGGGAAGATATTTTCCATAAATGATAAGCTTACTAAGATTACTAATGGTCCGGTAGGTAATTGA
- a CDS encoding DHHW family protein, with product MKKHKLSDLVMIAFFLLFIFTFGAGTLTTADKDTSMMENRKLEQRPDLSLSRMMFGDYFQKFNQYFNDQFILRNKWIRANSRIDKHVLKKKVVNGIYVSKDGYLIEPINKQKIPPKKAAGEINSFTQEINKQNIDVYFGLVPHKTIMMRDKLPDYLESHGKKMTDKLMQRFSDQVHAMDLRSAIKGHMDEKNMYFYTDHHWKPKAAYYAYRSIINNMAKKHPDVGKPIPKNQYTWKDSKKPSYGTYARKTGKAYVKKADRIPIVQPKFKEKPFKICFKGSCDREFYVKKYLKSDKVFAPRYKAYLGGSLPKVTIENPNNPDGRKLLVLKDSYAHPMIPFLARNFKEIHMLDQRHNDINVYKYANKHNIDDVLFIHNANTLVNKSSVRDFKGSK from the coding sequence ATGAAAAAGCATAAACTTAGTGACTTGGTCATGATTGCTTTTTTTCTATTATTTATCTTTACGTTTGGAGCAGGAACTTTAACAACCGCCGATAAAGATACATCCATGATGGAAAACCGAAAACTGGAACAGCGCCCCGATCTGTCCCTTAGCCGAATGATGTTCGGAGATTATTTTCAAAAGTTCAATCAATATTTCAACGATCAATTCATTTTACGAAATAAGTGGATCCGGGCAAATTCAAGAATCGATAAACATGTATTAAAGAAGAAAGTTGTCAATGGTATCTACGTATCAAAAGACGGTTATCTGATTGAGCCGATTAACAAGCAAAAGATCCCGCCAAAAAAAGCAGCAGGTGAAATCAATTCATTCACGCAAGAGATAAACAAACAAAACATTGATGTTTATTTTGGGCTTGTTCCCCATAAAACAATCATGATGCGGGATAAGTTGCCGGATTACCTGGAAAGCCACGGAAAAAAGATGACAGACAAGTTGATGCAACGTTTTTCGGATCAGGTTCATGCCATGGATCTTCGGTCAGCAATTAAAGGACATATGGACGAAAAAAACATGTACTTTTATACGGATCATCACTGGAAACCGAAAGCGGCGTATTATGCCTACAGATCGATTATCAACAACATGGCCAAAAAACATCCCGATGTTGGAAAGCCGATCCCAAAAAATCAGTATACATGGAAAGACAGCAAAAAACCATCTTACGGAACCTATGCACGTAAAACCGGAAAAGCGTACGTCAAAAAAGCGGACAGAATCCCTATTGTACAGCCGAAGTTTAAGGAGAAACCCTTTAAGATTTGTTTCAAAGGATCTTGTGACCGGGAATTCTACGTGAAAAAATATCTGAAATCCGATAAAGTATTTGCACCACGGTATAAAGCATACTTAGGGGGAAGTCTGCCGAAAGTAACGATTGAAAATCCGAATAATCCGGATGGTCGCAAGTTATTAGTATTAAAAGATTCCTATGCACATCCAATGATTCCATTCCTGGCCCGTAATTTTAAGGAAATTCATATGCTTGATCAGCGTCATAACGACATAAATGTTTACAAATATGCAAATAAGCATAACATTGACGATGTTTTATTTATTCATAATGCCAATACGCTGGTTAATAAATCCAGTGTCAGGGATTTTAAAGGCAGCAAATAG
- a CDS encoding MFS transporter, whose translation MNKRVYFLMIVAFVVGMVELIIGGLLDLMAADLNVSLGQVGFLITIFSLIFAVGAPILLIITSNIERKRLTLISLVIFLLGNIVTVFSPTYAVVFIGRVISALSGSLLIILCLTIAPSIVHPKYRGRAIGIVSMGVSASIVLGLPVGLLLGNAFGWRSPFVLISVLTVLSMIGVFFLMERIEPKPSSPIREQLATLKDRRIFFGQAVTFLFIAGHTILYAYLTPFVKTTLGVEGTWVSVIYLIFGIAAVSGGGVGGTLSDTIGAKRTIMLTTIAFVLVIFAIPYTTFALPAFLIILIIWGMLSWALAPATQSYLIGLSPESSDIQQSLNNSALHLGIAFGSLIGGLVIERASVELNATVGGFFVVLSIGAALISMYRSKVMQEQEG comes from the coding sequence ATGAATAAACGTGTATATTTTTTGATGATAGTTGCATTTGTAGTTGGGATGGTTGAATTAATCATTGGCGGATTATTGGATCTGATGGCAGCAGATCTCAATGTCAGTCTTGGTCAAGTCGGCTTCCTGATTACAATTTTTTCACTTATTTTTGCGGTTGGTGCACCGATTTTATTAATTATTACGTCGAATATTGAACGAAAACGGCTGACACTGATTTCGCTTGTTATCTTTTTGCTTGGTAATATCGTAACAGTGTTCAGCCCGACATATGCAGTTGTCTTCATCGGCAGGGTTATTTCAGCATTGAGCGGATCATTGCTGATTATTTTGTGTTTGACGATTGCACCTTCCATCGTCCACCCGAAGTATCGCGGCAGGGCAATTGGAATTGTGTCTATGGGTGTCAGTGCGTCAATTGTGCTTGGTTTGCCGGTTGGGCTGCTGTTGGGCAATGCATTTGGATGGCGTTCCCCATTTGTGTTGATCTCTGTCTTAACAGTCCTATCCATGATTGGTGTGTTCTTTTTGATGGAGCGAATTGAACCGAAACCATCGAGCCCTATTAGGGAGCAGCTGGCAACTTTGAAAGACAGAAGAATATTTTTTGGACAAGCTGTAACATTTCTGTTTATCGCAGGACACACAATACTCTACGCTTATTTAACCCCATTTGTAAAAACGACCTTAGGAGTAGAAGGGACTTGGGTCAGCGTTATTTATTTGATTTTCGGAATTGCTGCGGTGAGCGGTGGCGGTGTTGGTGGAACCCTTTCAGATACTATCGGGGCAAAGCGGACCATAATGCTGACAACGATTGCCTTTGTTCTGGTTATCTTCGCCATACCTTATACAACATTTGCATTGCCGGCGTTTTTGATCATTTTGATTATCTGGGGTATGCTCAGTTGGGCGTTAGCTCCGGCAACACAATCTTATCTAATCGGCTTGTCGCCGGAATCATCTGACATCCAGCAGAGCTTGAATAACTCAGCACTGCACCTTGGAATTGCATTCGGATCGTTGATTGGCGGCCTCGTTATTGAGCGTGCTTCAGTTGAGCTGAATGCAACGGTCGGCGGATTTTTTGTAGTCCTGTCAATTGGTGCGGCACTGATTTCGATGTATCGGTCAAAGGTTATGCAGGAACAGGAAGGATGA
- the wrbA gene encoding NAD(P)H:quinone oxidoreductase, producing the protein MENVKLAVIFYSMGGTNYQLAKWAEEGAKEAGADVRVLKVEELAPQSVIDGNEAWKATVEATKDVPVATSDDIEWADAIIFSVPTRFGNMPSQMKQFLDIQGGLWANGKTVNKVVSGMSSAQNPHGGQEATLLSLYTSMMHWGAIIATPGYTDAVLFGAGGNPYGTSVTVGQDGKMVEDVEGAAKHQAKRTVNIASSVKQGQ; encoded by the coding sequence ATGGAAAATGTTAAATTAGCGGTAATTTTTTATAGTATGGGTGGAACAAACTATCAATTAGCAAAATGGGCTGAAGAAGGAGCAAAGGAAGCTGGCGCTGACGTTAGAGTGTTAAAAGTAGAAGAACTTGCTCCACAATCCGTCATTGATGGAAATGAGGCATGGAAAGCAACTGTAGAAGCAACAAAAGACGTACCAGTAGCAACATCGGATGATATTGAGTGGGCAGATGCTATTATATTTAGTGTTCCAACACGTTTCGGCAACATGCCATCACAAATGAAGCAATTTCTTGATATTCAAGGCGGACTATGGGCAAATGGCAAGACAGTTAATAAAGTAGTAAGTGGTATGTCATCTGCGCAAAACCCACATGGCGGTCAAGAAGCTACATTGTTATCTTTATATACTTCTATGATGCATTGGGGTGCCATTATAGCAACTCCAGGTTACACTGATGCGGTATTATTTGGGGCAGGCGGTAACCCATATGGCACAAGTGTAACGGTTGGTCAAGATGGTAAAATGGTCGAGGACGTTGAAGGCGCTGCGAAACATCAGGCTAAACGGACGGTCAACATTGCCTCCAGTGTGAAGCAGGGACAGTAA
- a CDS encoding flavin reductase family protein, giving the protein MLSFDPKNNTERENYKLLIGSIVPRPIAFVTSVAGDGTINGAPFSYFNIVSSNPPMISVSTQRKNGEQKDTARNITGNKEFVVHIVDEENVEKINLTAASLAPNVSEVEKADLSPIDSEIVTVPGIKEAKVRFECKLEHSLELGENQSIGTDLLIGKVVRFHIAEEIYERGRINHQFLGAVSRLAGSNYAKIGDVFSIERPK; this is encoded by the coding sequence ATGCTATCCTTTGACCCTAAAAATAATACAGAACGGGAAAATTATAAACTCCTGATTGGCAGTATTGTTCCAAGGCCGATTGCATTTGTGACTAGTGTTGCGGGAGATGGAACAATAAATGGGGCACCGTTCAGCTATTTCAACATCGTTTCATCCAATCCGCCAATGATATCTGTCTCAACTCAGCGCAAAAATGGAGAACAAAAAGATACAGCACGCAACATTACAGGGAATAAGGAATTTGTTGTGCATATCGTGGATGAAGAAAATGTTGAAAAAATTAACCTTACAGCTGCTTCTTTAGCTCCGAATGTAAGTGAAGTCGAAAAAGCAGACTTATCACCAATCGATAGTGAAATCGTTACAGTTCCAGGCATTAAAGAAGCCAAAGTCCGGTTTGAATGCAAGTTGGAGCATTCTCTTGAATTGGGCGAAAATCAGTCGATTGGAACCGATCTTCTGATTGGAAAGGTAGTTCGATTTCACATTGCCGAGGAAATATATGAGCGTGGGAGAATCAACCATCAATTCCTTGGCGCAGTGAGTCGGCTGGCTGGATCGAATTATGCAAAGATCGGTGATGTATTTTCCATTGAGCGGCCAAAATAG
- a CDS encoding winged helix-turn-helix transcriptional regulator gives MQTCPYIEASFKILGKKWNGQIIHYLSLCENRTAHFSDMKRDLKGITPRALSLKLSELAGEGLVEKLVESGSPVTILYELTEKGSALADSLKPLQEWAQQYMNVKIPIESEEK, from the coding sequence ATGCAAACTTGTCCATATATTGAGGCTTCCTTCAAAATCCTGGGGAAAAAGTGGAATGGCCAAATCATCCATTATTTATCCTTATGTGAGAATCGCACAGCTCATTTTTCCGATATGAAGCGGGATTTAAAAGGAATTACCCCCAGAGCATTGTCACTGAAACTTTCAGAGTTGGCAGGTGAAGGGCTGGTGGAGAAACTGGTTGAAAGTGGCTCGCCTGTTACCATTTTGTATGAGTTAACAGAGAAAGGCAGCGCTTTGGCCGATAGTCTTAAACCACTTCAGGAGTGGGCACAGCAATATATGAATGTCAAAATACCAATCGAAAGCGAGGAAAAATGA
- the spxA gene encoding transcriptional regulator SpxA, with protein MVTLYTTPSCTSCRKAKAWLQEQEVSFTERNLFHEPLTEDEIKSILRLTEDGTDEIISKRSKVFQNMDVNLEQLPIKSLYNLIEKNPGILKRPIIKDKKRMQVGFNEDEIRMFLPRKVRRLQLQEAQKIVN; from the coding sequence ATGGTAACACTTTATACGACACCAAGCTGTACATCCTGCAGAAAGGCGAAGGCATGGTTACAGGAGCAGGAAGTATCTTTTACAGAACGTAATTTATTTCATGAGCCATTAACCGAGGATGAAATCAAAAGTATTTTACGGTTAACGGAAGACGGAACAGATGAGATTATTTCAAAGCGTTCCAAAGTATTTCAGAATATGGATGTTAATTTGGAACAATTACCAATAAAGTCCCTATACAATTTGATTGAGAAAAATCCGGGTATTTTAAAAAGACCAATCATTAAGGACAAAAAGCGTATGCAAGTTGGATTTAATGAAGATGAAATACGCATGTTTCTGCCAAGAAAAGTTCGCAGGCTGCAATTACAGGAAGCACAAAAAATTGTTAATTAG
- a CDS encoding Nramp family divalent metal transporter, with amino-acid sequence MKDRNDLESSSSLDKNKLLLVGPGLVVAAAGVGAGDLVASLVVGADFGLVLIWAVILGALIKYVLNEGVGRWYLATGQTILQGWRFLGRWVSGYYVLYVVLFGLIYGSAVTSACALFMSAMFPVLPIWGWAIVHAIVGLTVGWFGRYGKFERIMQVLVVVMFITVVGSAMLVFPSIGDLAGGLIPRMPEGSFLQTLGLISGVGGAASIPYYCYWIREKGWHGGLWVSVMRLDSAVAYIITAIFCFSLIIVANEFLHGSGLTLSGTEGLVTMADVYGERFGTVATWLLLIGFWSASFTSLLSAWNGLPYIFADFVQLLKNKDKNSNRVITEKDPAFRAYLLWITFPSMLFLFVDDPILLVFIGLAFSATILPFLALTLMLLLNSKKVAMKYRNGVVNNLILGAIVVLFITLSAIELYQSFL; translated from the coding sequence ATGAAGGATCGGAATGACCTTGAAAGTTCATCATCATTAGACAAAAATAAGCTATTATTAGTCGGTCCTGGATTAGTGGTTGCGGCTGCTGGTGTTGGAGCAGGAGATTTGGTTGCTTCACTTGTTGTGGGTGCTGATTTTGGCTTGGTTCTAATATGGGCCGTGATTTTGGGAGCTCTTATAAAATACGTTTTGAACGAAGGGGTAGGACGCTGGTATTTAGCCACAGGTCAAACCATTTTGCAAGGTTGGCGCTTTTTGGGGCGTTGGGTATCTGGTTATTATGTACTTTACGTTGTCTTATTCGGGCTGATTTATGGTTCAGCTGTAACATCAGCCTGTGCATTGTTTATGTCAGCCATGTTTCCGGTTCTTCCAATATGGGGATGGGCAATCGTTCATGCTATTGTCGGGTTGACCGTGGGCTGGTTTGGCCGTTATGGGAAATTTGAACGCATCATGCAAGTTTTAGTTGTGGTTATGTTTATTACGGTAGTAGGATCAGCCATGCTTGTCTTTCCAAGTATAGGGGATTTAGCCGGTGGACTTATCCCCCGAATGCCTGAGGGATCTTTTTTACAGACACTGGGTCTTATTAGTGGTGTAGGCGGTGCTGCCTCCATCCCTTATTATTGCTATTGGATTCGTGAAAAGGGTTGGCACGGCGGTTTGTGGGTCTCCGTAATGCGTTTGGATTCTGCAGTCGCCTATATTATTACAGCTATTTTTTGTTTTTCACTTATCATTGTTGCCAATGAATTTTTGCATGGCAGCGGCCTGACATTAAGCGGTACTGAAGGACTTGTCACAATGGCCGATGTATATGGCGAAAGGTTTGGAACGGTGGCTACCTGGCTGCTTCTTATCGGTTTCTGGTCCGCTTCGTTTACATCATTATTATCTGCATGGAATGGCCTTCCATATATATTTGCAGACTTTGTCCAGCTGCTGAAAAACAAAGATAAAAATTCGAATAGGGTGATCACAGAAAAGGATCCTGCGTTTCGGGCTTATCTTTTATGGATTACTTTTCCTTCCATGTTGTTTTTGTTTGTTGATGATCCAATTCTTCTGGTTTTTATCGGCCTGGCATTTAGTGCAACCATTTTGCCTTTTCTCGCGTTGACATTAATGCTGCTGTTAAATTCAAAGAAAGTGGCGATGAAATATCGAAACGGAGTCGTGAATAACTTGATTTTAGGAGCTATCGTTGTTCTATTTATAACCTTGTCAGCGATTGAATTGTATCAGTCTTTTTTATGA
- a CDS encoding IS256 family transposase: protein MAKPKRNPYSEELANKIIEEYQPKSVEDMQDALKDIFGPMFESMLKGEMNHHLGYESNDKAEKDTENRRNGYGKKNIHTSSGELDIQVPRDRDGSFDPKLIPKRKKDVSAIEDKVIAMYARGMSQRDISSTIEDIYGFSVSHDMVSDITDNVLPDLEEWQARPLSNCYAFVFVDCMYTTIRNQYETKKYAVYTILGYTMEGTKEILGLWLNETESKHKWMQIFDEIKARGVEDIFFISMDGVSGLEEGAQAIFPNVVVQRCMVHLIRNSVKYVPSKDYKPFTQALRKVYGAPSLKACHSAFESFKQQWAAYPGAIDVWKRNFNHVEQLYDYGSAIRKVMYTTNAVESIHSSFRKVTKKGAFPNENALLKLLFLRIQELEKKWDGGHIQNWAMVMNQLLVHDHFKDRVSKYLE from the coding sequence ATGGCAAAGCCGAAAAGAAATCCTTACTCCGAAGAATTAGCGAACAAGATTATTGAAGAATACCAGCCAAAGTCCGTTGAAGATATGCAAGACGCCCTGAAAGATATATTTGGACCTATGTTTGAGTCCATGTTAAAAGGAGAGATGAATCATCACCTGGGGTATGAATCGAATGATAAAGCTGAAAAGGACACGGAAAACAGGCGGAATGGATACGGAAAGAAAAACATCCATACCAGTTCAGGCGAACTGGATATTCAAGTTCCACGGGATCGTGATGGATCTTTTGATCCAAAACTTATCCCTAAACGGAAAAAGGATGTTTCTGCCATTGAGGACAAGGTGATAGCCATGTATGCCCGTGGAATGTCCCAACGTGATATCTCCTCCACGATTGAAGATATCTATGGATTTTCGGTTTCTCATGACATGGTTTCGGATATTACAGACAATGTATTGCCTGATTTAGAAGAATGGCAGGCCAGACCTTTAAGTAACTGTTATGCCTTCGTATTTGTGGACTGCATGTATACGACCATTCGAAACCAGTATGAAACGAAGAAATATGCCGTTTATACGATTCTTGGTTACACCATGGAAGGGACAAAAGAAATACTTGGATTATGGTTGAATGAAACAGAAAGCAAGCATAAGTGGATGCAGATTTTTGATGAAATCAAAGCCAGAGGAGTGGAAGACATTTTCTTTATTTCCATGGATGGTGTTAGTGGATTGGAGGAAGGGGCGCAAGCCATTTTTCCGAACGTTGTCGTTCAACGCTGCATGGTCCATCTGATTCGCAATTCCGTGAAATACGTTCCAAGCAAGGATTATAAGCCATTTACTCAAGCATTAAGAAAGGTATATGGTGCACCAAGTTTAAAAGCTTGTCACAGTGCCTTTGAATCCTTTAAGCAACAATGGGCTGCCTATCCGGGAGCGATTGATGTTTGGAAACGAAACTTTAATCATGTCGAACAGCTTTATGATTACGGCAGTGCCATACGTAAAGTCATGTATACGACAAACGCCGTAGAAAGCATCCACTCCAGTTTTCGCAAAGTAACCAAAAAAGGAGCATTCCCCAACGAGAATGCCCTGTTAAAGCTATTGTTTTTGCGAATCCAGGAATTAGAGAAAAAATGGGATGGTGGACACATCCAAAACTGGGCTATGGTGATGAATCAGCTTCTTGTGCATGATCATTTCAAAGACAGGGTCTCCAAATATCTTGAGTAA
- a CDS encoding MBOAT family O-acyltransferase: MVFSSPVFLFLFLPFMLFTYFIAPRFLKNYFLLAGSLFFYAWGEPVLVVIMLLSIGMNYIFALAVDAYRDSSVKLKWIMAVMIVANLSILVVFKYAQFLVDNLNSLLSISIEIPDIPLPIGVSFFTFQSISYVIDVYRKDGKAQKNPFNVGLYIALFPQLIAGPIVRYQTIAAQIKERHETIEGFAYGIRRFIIGLGKKIIIADSCGRIADQIFAQNPADFSTGLAWIGIIAYTFQIYFDFSGYSDMAIGLAKMFGFDLLENFNYPYISKSIGEFWRRWNISLGTWFRDYVYIPLGGNRKREVHTYLNLLIVWTLTGVWHGADWTFVLWGTYNGLFIMLEKAFLGKILKQSKRVFAHIYAMFIVVTGFVFFRSDSFSYAFSYLGSMFGLQGNGWGIDASYQLAENGVILIIALIASTPLLKKVCAWLENTAKQSGEIRSAGYRFAATGSYLVVLLLSVVFMISNTFNPFIYFRF; the protein is encoded by the coding sequence ATGGTATTTAGCTCGCCGGTTTTTTTATTTCTTTTTCTCCCTTTCATGCTGTTTACATATTTTATTGCTCCGCGCTTCTTGAAGAACTACTTCCTGCTTGCCGGCAGTCTGTTCTTCTATGCATGGGGTGAACCAGTATTAGTTGTGATCATGCTGTTGTCAATCGGCATGAACTATATTTTTGCACTGGCTGTCGATGCATATCGGGATTCTTCCGTAAAATTAAAATGGATAATGGCTGTAATGATTGTTGCCAACCTTAGCATTCTGGTTGTTTTCAAATATGCTCAATTTCTGGTTGATAACCTGAATTCGCTATTGTCCATATCAATTGAAATTCCGGATATTCCACTGCCAATAGGTGTTTCATTTTTTACATTTCAGTCCATCAGTTATGTAATTGACGTGTACCGAAAAGATGGGAAGGCGCAAAAAAACCCTTTTAACGTAGGGCTTTATATTGCTCTGTTTCCTCAACTGATTGCGGGACCAATCGTTCGTTATCAAACAATTGCAGCCCAAATCAAAGAACGGCACGAAACAATTGAAGGGTTTGCATACGGAATACGAAGGTTCATTATTGGACTTGGAAAAAAGATAATCATTGCGGACAGTTGCGGCCGCATTGCAGATCAGATATTCGCCCAAAACCCGGCTGATTTTTCCACAGGACTGGCCTGGATCGGTATTATTGCATATACATTTCAAATCTACTTTGATTTTTCGGGTTATTCCGATATGGCAATTGGCCTTGCAAAGATGTTTGGATTTGACCTGTTGGAGAACTTCAATTATCCGTATATATCAAAATCCATCGGTGAATTTTGGCGCCGCTGGAACATATCTCTTGGTACATGGTTTCGTGATTATGTATATATCCCATTGGGCGGCAACCGAAAAAGGGAAGTGCATACTTACCTCAATCTGTTGATTGTCTGGACACTGACCGGGGTATGGCACGGTGCGGACTGGACGTTTGTGTTATGGGGTACTTATAATGGATTATTTATTATGCTGGAAAAAGCATTTCTCGGGAAGATTTTAAAGCAGTCCAAGCGTGTGTTTGCGCACATCTATGCAATGTTTATCGTTGTCACAGGTTTTGTTTTCTTCCGTTCCGATTCATTTTCTTATGCTTTTTCCTACTTAGGATCAATGTTCGGTCTTCAAGGCAATGGCTGGGGAATTGACGCCTCCTATCAGTTAGCTGAAAACGGCGTTATCCTCATCATTGCACTAATCGCTTCAACTCCTTTATTAAAAAAGGTTTGTGCATGGCTGGAAAACACAGCAAAACAATCCGGTGAGATCCGTTCAGCGGGATATCGGTTTGCAGCAACCGGCAGTTACCTGGTTGTATTGCTTTTATCCGTCGTTTTCATGATTTCAAATACATTTAATCCGTTTATTTATTTCCGCTTTTAA
- a CDS encoding ring-cleaving dioxygenase, translating to MKKTAGIHHITAIAGHPQENVDFYASVLGLRMVKKTINFDDPGTYHLYFGNEGGKPGTIITFFPWADAFQGKIGDGQVGVTSYVIPPGAMPFWEERLGKFNIDFRKNERFGETYLAFNDPHGLQLELVEREEGDHNAWSVGSITPDAAIKGFGGATLLSSQPDKTAQLLEEVMGLEKVAAEGDLIRFKSYGDIGNVIDLKTISSGRGQMGVGTVHHIAWRAEDDQDQLDWQRYVRDHGYGVTPVKDRNYFNAIYFREHGEILFEIATDPPGFVHDESFETMGKGLKLPSQYEQYREQLKKVLIPIEVRNLD from the coding sequence ATGAAAAAAACAGCAGGTATTCACCATATTACGGCAATTGCAGGTCACCCACAGGAAAATGTTGATTTTTACGCTAGTGTATTAGGACTGCGGATGGTTAAGAAAACGATTAACTTTGATGATCCCGGAACATATCATTTGTATTTTGGGAATGAAGGAGGAAAACCGGGAACAATCATTACTTTCTTTCCTTGGGCAGATGCATTTCAGGGAAAAATAGGCGATGGCCAGGTTGGAGTTACATCCTATGTTATCCCGCCAGGAGCAATGCCTTTCTGGGAAGAACGGCTTGGTAAATTTAATATTGATTTCAGGAAGAACGAGCGTTTTGGTGAAACGTATTTAGCTTTCAACGATCCGCACGGTTTACAACTTGAGCTCGTGGAAAGAGAAGAAGGGGATCATAATGCCTGGTCTGTTGGCAGCATTACACCTGATGCAGCAATTAAAGGATTTGGTGGAGCTACATTATTGTCTTCCCAGCCGGATAAAACGGCGCAATTGCTGGAAGAAGTAATGGGACTTGAAAAAGTAGCTGCGGAAGGGGATTTAATTCGATTTAAATCGTATGGCGACATTGGAAACGTCATCGATTTAAAGACGATTTCCAGCGGACGCGGCCAAATGGGAGTGGGAACTGTTCACCATATTGCTTGGCGAGCAGAGGATGATCAGGATCAATTGGACTGGCAGCGATATGTGAGAGACCATGGTTATGGCGTAACACCTGTCAAAGACAGGAATTATTTTAATGCCATTTACTTTAGGGAGCATGGGGAAATATTGTTCGAAATTGCAACAGACCCCCCAGGATTTGTGCATGATGAATCTTTTGAAACGATGGGAAAAGGGTTGAAACTGCCCTCACAGTATGAACAATATCGTGAGCAGCTGAAAAAAGTATTGATCCCAATCGAAGTACGGAATTTGGATTAA